GTTCCTTGCAGCCGATGGAAAAGGCAAAGTCTTCGTCAACATCATGGATAAGAACGAGGTCGCGGTCGTGGACATGAAGGCGCGGAAGGTTGTCGCACGCTGGCCTGTCGCTCCGGGCGGAGCGCCGGTGGGGATGTCGATCGACGCCCAAAAGGGACGCCTCATTCTCGGTTGCCGGAAGCCCGCAAAAATGATCGTGATGAGCACGGCTGATGGCAAGGTGCTGGCGGATCTTCCGATTGGAGACGGCGTCGATGCCACGAAGATCGACGGAAACCAGGCGTTCGCGAGCTGCCGCGACGGATCGCTCGCAGTCGCCAGAGAGACGTCGCCGGGTAAGTTCGAGATCGAGCAGGTTGTGAAAACGCGGACTGGCGCGAAGACGATGGGAGTCGATCCGACATCGCACACAGTCTATCTGCCCACGGCAGAGTTTGAGGAGCCAAAAGCCGGTGGCCGCCCGGCAGTGAAGCCTGGGACCTTCATGATCGTGGTGGTTGCGCACAGCCAGCAATAGGTTGCTCGGCTACTCAGCTCGCCCTGCTTAGAAGTGGCGCAGGGTTTCGGTCGGCGTGTGGGCGCCGTTATGCCCTGGCGTCATGGTGTCGGGCGGTCGGTCGACGTTCTTTTCAAGCGAGCGGCTGACGATCTCGCGTGAGCCGAGGCCTACGGCCAGGGCGAGCGTGAGGACGATACCTCCGAACAGGATGCCGAACGAAAGATCGACGATGGTGCCGCCGATCTGCAGGTGATCGAGCACCATCGCCGCGGTGACGACGAGAACCATCCATTTAACGCCGAGCGCGAGAATGCGTGCGTACTGGAGGTTTGAGTTGACGGCTCCGATGAGCACCGAGCGCGAGAGGAAGCGGGCGATGATGTTGCCGAGGATGAGCAGGATGATGGCCCCGACCGAGTGGGTGAGGTAGGGCAGCAGGAACAGCGCCATCTGCGAGTTGCCGGAGTAGGCGGAGTCGAAGGCCTGAATGCCGATGATGAAGCCGAGGACGACGCACCCCCAGAAGACAACGCGGGTGATGAGGATCGATGGGCTGTTTGCGGGGGCCCAGTCCGAGAGCGGGACGACGGTGTTACGGCCGAGGCGCTCGTCGAAGCGCATCGAGGAGAGAAGGCGGCGCAGCACGGCGGCGAGCAAGGCTCCCAGAAGCGTGAGAAGGACGACGGCAACCAGAAGGGCAAGAATTCCGGGGAGAAACGTCGCCAGCGTGAACAGGGCTCGGTGAGCGGATTCCTTTAGGGCGAGTTCGACTTGTTGCCACATAGGTTGATCTCCTTCGAGTTAGATGCAGGCCGGCGGGTTGGTTTATTCTGCCGATTCTTTTATGGATTGAATCGGTCAGGCCAGCGCCAGCGCGAGACCAGATAAGGCTTGTCGCGCTCGAAGACGCCGGCGAGGTCTTCGATGTGCGTCTCCGGCGGCGTGCCGTTGCGGATGAGGGTAAGGTGCGAGGCGACCCATGCGAGATAGAGAGGCGTGAGCGCGCCGAGAAGGTGGCTGCGGTTGAGGGTGCGCAGGCGCCAGGCGAGGGCGAAGTCGTAGACGATGCGCGCCCAGAGAGAGTCGGGCATGCGGAACTCTGCAGGGGGCATGAGGGAGAGGTGCTTGAGGCCGAGCAGCGACTGCGGCGGTAGAACCAGCGACCAGAGTTCCTGCAGATTCTTGTAGGCGAGGTGGAAGGAATCGAGCATGGGAGCGACGTCGGGCAGGTTGTCGATTGCCGCGACGGGCAAGGCAGCTGCGCGGGGAGCGAGGGCGCTCTGGTTGCGCTGCCAGAATGCGGCCTTGGCATCGATGTCGGCGAAGAGCGAACCGGCGATCTGTGTGAGTATGGCGTTGAGGTCGGGGGCTGGCGGCTGCGGAAAGGTGCGCGAAGGGGCCTCCACCTCGGTGCAGGTGTAGCCGGCAACGGCAGCCTCTGCGACGGGCCAGAGGAGGGCATCGTTCTGTCCGGCGGAGGCGTAGCGGTGGGCTTGCGCGGCGAGGCGCTCAGCCATGCGCAGCGAGAGGCCGAGATCGGGCCCGAGCGGAAAGCGCGGGTGCGCGCCGAAGAGTGCGCGAGTGATGGGGTAGAGGATAGCGGAGTTGACGAGCCCATGGTTGGGGCCGATGTGATACCGCGCCGTAGCGAGGTCGGCGGCCGAGGCAGCCGAGGCGAGGCTGCGGATGGAGGTGGGGTCGAGCGAGTTGGCCTCGGCGCCGAGCAGCAGGCAGGCAGCGGCGTTGTTCTCCTGCGCGAGCCGGAAGGTGTTGAGGTAGTCGGCGGCGGTGAGCGCGGCGGCGGTGGCGGAGGGCTCGCCCGGCGGCTCGTACGGCAGCAGCCGGAGAGTGTTGAAGGAGGACTGCGTGGCGACGTCGGGAGTAACGTCGGGCACGGCGACGAGGACTTGCTGCGCGGGAAAGGCGAGGGCGAGGTTGGAGAGCGTGGCCTCGAGTTCTCCGGGTGGCAGAGGCGCGAGATTGATCAGCAGCAGACTGCCTGTGGCCGGCATGGCGTCGGCGGAAGGGGCGGTGTTGGTCGGCGTGGAGGCCATGGTTTACTCCTGTCGGGCCTCGGGAGCGCCCTGCAGCTCGAGCCAGAAGAAGGAGTAGGGCGCAAGAGTAAGAGGATACGGCTGACTGGTGATGATAGGGAAGGGGACATAGCCGAGCATCTCGACTGGCTGCATTCCGGCGAACTCTGAGAGATCGAGCGAGACGGGCTGCGCGAAGCGGGAGAGGTTGGCGACGCAGAGTACGGTCTCGTTGCCGGGCGAGGTGACGTCGCGAACGCGGGCGGCCTCCGTCTGCTCGCGCGAGTCGGAGTGAGGATCGTAGTGGCGGATGTAAGCGAGGACCTTACGGTTCTCAGGGCTGAGGAACTCGAGCGTACCGCGGCCGAAGACGTGGAAGAGCTTGCGCAGGGCGATCATGTTGCGGGTCCAGTGCAGCAGAGAAGAGGGCTCGCTCAACTGCGTCTCGACGTTGACCGCCTGGTAGCCGAAGGTGGGGTCCATGATGACAGGGAAATAGAGCCGGGACGGGACGGCGGTGGAGAAGCCGGCGTTTCGGTCGGGGTTCCACTGCATGGGGGTGCGGACGCCGTTGCGGTCGCCGAGGTAGATGTTGTCGCCCATGCCGATCTCGTCGCCGTAGTAAAGGATGGGCGTGC
This DNA window, taken from Edaphobacter bradus, encodes the following:
- a CDS encoding YncE family protein, whose product is MAQTKWDVTKTLPIGGQGSWDYLTVDPDTHRLFVPRSTHTMVIDAETGKTLGDIPGQKTAHGVAIVPSVGRGFITDGGGDGAIVIFDLKTYAVLGKLAAQPDADGIIYDPSIGRVLVVSGDKGVLMTFKPDIDPANGKIEAPIDLGGAPEFLAADGKGKVFVNIMDKNEVAVVDMKARKVVARWPVAPGGAPVGMSIDAQKGRLILGCRKPAKMIVMSTADGKVLADLPIGDGVDATKIDGNQAFASCRDGSLAVARETSPGKFEIEQVVKTRTGAKTMGVDPTSHTVYLPTAEFEEPKAGGRPAVKPGTFMIVVVAHSQQ